The Pan paniscus chromosome 22, NHGRI_mPanPan1-v2.0_pri, whole genome shotgun sequence genome has a segment encoding these proteins:
- the LOC134729751 gene encoding B melanoma antigen 5-like: protein MAAGAVFLALSAQLLQARLMKEVSPVVSWRLEPEDGTAL, encoded by the exons ATGGCAGCCGGGGCG GTTTTTCTGGCATTGTCTGCCCAGCTGCTCCAAGCCAGGCTGATGAAGGAGGTGTCCCCTGTGGTGAGCTGGAGGTTGGAGCCTGAAGATGGCACAGCTCTGTGA
- the LOC134729750 gene encoding uncharacterized protein LOC134729750, translating into MCSWAKARLTSQTMGSWAKVFLTSQTGWPGRGTPHLPDGMAGQRCSSLLRWCVVRAEALLTSQMMGSRAEALPTFQMGWWPDRGAPHIPDGAAGQRCSSLPRWCGGRAEALLTSQMGQPGRGPPHFPDDGQPGRGTPHLPEGAAGRRCSSPPIWGSWAEALLTSQTGQPGSGAPHFQDGAAGQRRSTLPRRSGQAEALLTSQTMGSWAEVLLTSQTGQAGRGTPHLPDDGQLGKGTPHLPDDGQLGKGAPHLTDWAAGKRHSSPPRWDGRAEALLTSQMAHRWRNVP; encoded by the exons aTGTGCAGCTGGGCAAAGGCACgcctcacctcccagacaatgGGCAGCTGGGCAAAGGtgttcctcacctcccagactgggtggccgggcagaggcactcctcacctcccagatgggatggctgggcagaggtgctcctcacttctcagatggtgTGTCGTCCgtgcagaggcactcctcacctcccagatgatgggcagccgggcagaggcactccccactttccagatggggtggtggccggacaggggtgctcctcacatcccagacggggcggccgggcagaggtgctcctcacttcccagatggtgtGGCGGCCGTGCAGAGGCCCTCCTCACATCCCAaatggggcagccaggcagaggccctcctcacttcccagatgatgggcagccgggcagaggcactcctcacctcccagagggGGCAGCTGGGcggaggtgctcctcacctcccataTGGGGCAGCTGGGcggaggcgctcctcacttcccagactgggcagccgggcagcggcgctcctcacttccaagacggggcagccgggcagaggcgatCCACACTTCCCAGACGaagtggccaggcagaggcactcctcacctcccagacgatgggcagctgggcagaggtgctcctcacctcccagacagggcaggctggcagaggcactcctcacctcccagacgatgggcagctgggcaaaggcactcctcacctcccagatgatgggcagctGGGCAAAGGCGCTCCTCACCTCACAGACtgggcggccgggaagaggcactcctcacctcccagatgggatggccgggcagaggcgctcctcacttctcagatg GCTCACAGATGGAGGAACGTACCTTGA